The Seriola aureovittata isolate HTS-2021-v1 ecotype China chromosome 2, ASM2101889v1, whole genome shotgun sequence genome has a segment encoding these proteins:
- the LOC130185613 gene encoding retinol dehydrogenase 10-like, with amino-acid sequence MIFIVDLLLMLIDLICSILTAVIQTFLRPRLKSIDGELCLITGAGGALGRLFALEFAKEGARLVLWDCNTAANEQTAELAREIGVEVHTYTVDLSKRQSIYEAADRVRAEVGEVSILVNNAGVVAGRRLLDCPDELLERTLLVNCHALFWMTKAFLPQMKANNHGHIVTIASALGLFSTACVEDYCASKFGAVGFHESLTHELLAEDLDGIKTTLVCPYIVDTGMFAGCEIRKELRSLIPPLQPLYTVQQSMKAILAEQQMICIPRIMYIPFLTRALLPWEANVATYRFMGGDKCMLPFIKNVEMKTSNGHIKSS; translated from the exons ATGATTTTTATAGTGGACCTGCTGCTGATGCTCATCGACCTGATCTGCTCCATCCTGACCGCGGTCATCCAGACGTTCCTCCGGCCGAGGCTCAAGAGCATTGACGGGGAGCTCTGTCTGATAACAGGAGCCGGGGGCGCGCTGGGTCGCCTGTTCGCCCTGGAGTTCGCCAAAGAGGGAGCGCGCCTGGTGCTGTGGGACTGCAACACGGCTGCCAACGAGCAGACCGCCGAGCTGGCGCGGGAGATTGGAGTTGAGGTGCACACGTACACAGTTGACCTGTCCAAGCGTCAGAGCATCTACGAGGCGGCGGACAGAGTGAGAGCGGAGGTCGGGGAGGTCTCCATACTGGTCAACAACGCAGGCGTGGTGGCCGGGCGGAGGCTGCTGGACTGTCCAGACGAGCTGTTGGAGAGGACTCTGCTGGTGAACTGCCACGCGCTGTTTTGG ATGACGAAGGCCTTCCTGCCTCAGATGAAAGCAAATAACCACGGTCACATTGTAACCATTGCCAGTGCTCTCGGACTATTCAGCACTGCATGTGTAGAG GATTACTGTGCAAGTAAATTTGGAGCTGTTGGTTTCCATGAGTCACTGACACACGAGTTGCTAGCCGAAGACCTGGATGGCATCAAAACTACTTTAGTGTGCCCTTATATTGTGGACACAGGGATGTTTGCAGGCTGTGAGATCAG GAAGGAACTCAGGAGTCTAATTCCACCTCTGCAGCCGCTCTACACCGTGCAGCAGTCCATGAAAGCCATTTTAGCCGAACAGCAAATGATCTGCATTCCTCGCATTATGTACATCCCCTTCCTCACACGAGC ACTGCTACCGTGGGAGGCAAACGTGGCAACATATCGCTTCATGGGAGGCGACAAATGCATGCTACCCTTCATCAAGAATGTTGAAATGAAGACCTCCAACGGTCATATCAAATCCTCCTAA
- the cse1l gene encoding exportin-2 has translation MELNDANLQTLTEYLRKTLDPDPTVRRPAEKFLESVEGNQNYPLLLLTLLEKSQDNVIRVCAAVTFKNYIKRNWRIVEDEPNKISDADRTAIKANIVNLMLSSPEQIQKQLSDAISIIGREDFPQKWPDLLTEMVTRFRSGDFHIINGVLRTAHSLFKRYRHEFKSNELWSEIKLVLDTFALPLTELFKATIELCQTHATDVNALKVLFSSLTLISKLFYSLNFQDLPEFFEDNMETWMTNFHGLLTLDNKLLQTDDEEEAGLLELLKSQICDNAALYAQKYDEEFQPYLPRFVTAIWNLLVSTGQEVKYDLLVSNAIQFLASVCERPHYKHLFEDQNTLTSICEKVIVPNMEFRSADEEAFEDNSEEYIRRDLEGSDIDTRRRAACDLVRGLCKFFEGPVTAIFSGYVNSMLAEFAKNPGQNWKHKDAAIYLVTSLASKAQTQKHGITQANELVNLTEFFVNHILPDLKSLNVNEFPVLKADAIKYVMIFRSQLPKEQLLQAVPLLITHLQAESTVEHTYAAHALERLFTMRGPNNTTLISPAEMAPFTEQLLNYLFKALALPGSAENEYIMKAIMRSFSLLQEAIVPYIPTLIGQLTHKLLLVSKNPSKPHFNHYLFESLCLSVRITCKANPTTVSSFEEALFPVFTEILQNDVQEFLPYVFQVMSLLLEIHSNSIPASYMALFPHLLQPVLWERTGNIPPLVRLLQAYLEKGGATIASSAADKIPGLLGVFQKLIASKANDHQGFYLLNSIIEHMPPESITQYRKQIFILLFQRLQSSKTTKFIKSFLVFINLYCVKYGAIALQEIFDSIQPKMFGMVLEKIVVPEVQKVSGAVEKKICAVGITKVLTECPAMMDTEYTKIWTPLLQALIGLFELPEDDSIPDDEHFIDIEDTPGYQTAFSQLAFAGKKEHDPIGDAVGNPKILLAQSLHKLSTAFPGRVPSMLSTSLNAEALQFLQGYLQAASVQLV, from the exons ATGGAACTGAATGATGCTAACCTACAAACCCTCACTGAGTATCTCAGGAAAACACTGGATCCAGACCCAACAGTCAGACGTCCAG CTGAAAAGTTTCTTGAATCTGTTGAGGGAAACCAGAACTACCCTTTATTATTACTCACTTTGCTGGAGAAGTCCCAAGACAACGTGATTCgcgtctgtgctgctgttacatTCAAGAACTACATCAAAAGAAACTGGCGCATT GTTGAAGATGAACCAAACAAAATCTCTGATGCAGACCGAACAGCGATCAAAGCAAACATTGTAAATTTGATGCTAAGCAGTCCGGAACAGATTCAAAAACAG TTGAGTGATGCCATCAGTATCATAGGAAGGGAAGATTTCCCTCAAAAATGGCCAGACCTGCTAACTGAGATGGTGACCCGCTTCAGAAGTGGAGACTTCCACATCATCAATGGAGTGCTTCGCACTGCGCATTCCCTCTTCAAGAG GTATCGCCATGAGTTCAAATCAAATGAGCTTTGGTCGGAGATAAAACTAGTACTGGACACATTTGCTCTGCCTCTGACAGAGCTGTTCAAG GCCACAATTGAGTTGTGTCAGACTCATGCTACAGATGTCAATGCCTTGAAGGTCCTCTTCTCCTCGCTCACTCTCATCTCAAAACTTTTCTACAGTCTTAACTTCCAG GACCTTCCAGAGTTTTTTGAAGACAACATGGAAACCTGGATGACCAATTTCCATGGCCTCCTGACTTTGGATAATAAACTTTTACAAACAGAT gatgaggaggaagcaggTCTCCTAGAGTTGCTGAAGTCTCAGATCTGCGACAATGCTGCTCTTTACGCTCAGAAGTACGATGAAGAATTTCAGCCGTACCTTCCCCGCTTCGTCACTGCTATCTGGAACCTTCTAGTTTCTACTGGCCAGGAAGTCAAATATGACCTG CTTGTAAGTAATGCTATCCAGTTCTTGGCTTCGGTCTGTGAGAGGCCACACTACAAGCATCTATTTGAGGACCAGAATACACTCACTAGCATTTGCGAGAAGGTCATTGTGCCCAACATGGAGTTCAGAA GTGCAGATGAGGAGGCCTTTGAAGATAACTCTGAGGAATACATCCGCAGGGACCTTGAAGGATCCG ACATCGACACTCGTCGTAGGGCGGCATGTGATTTGGTGAGAGGCCTTTGTAAGTTTTTCGAGGGCCCAGTCACGGCAATATTCTCTGGCTATGTGAACTCGATGCTGGCAGAGTTTGCAAAGAACCCCGGGCAGAACTGGAAACACAAAGATGCTGCCATCTATTTGGTCACATCACTGGCATCAAAAGCCCAGACACAGAAG CATGGAATAACACAAGCCAATGAGTTGGTGAATCTGACTGAATTCTTTGTCAATCACATTCTCCCAGACTTAAAATCCCTCAATG TTAATGAATTCCCAGTGCTGAAGGCAGATGCCATCAAGTATGTTATGATCTTCAGAAGCCAG CTTCCTaaagagcagctgctgcaggcagTTCCTCTACTGATAACTCACCTGCAGGCAGAGAGCACAGTGGAGCACACTTACGCTGCCCATGCTTTGGAGAGGCTGTTTACTATGCGAGGCCCcaacaacaccacact tatCTCTCCTGCAGAGATGGCACCTTTTACTGAACAGTTGCTCAACTACTTGTTCAAGGCACTGGCGCTTCCTGGTTCTGCAGAAAATGAATACATCATGAAAG cCATCATGCGCAGCTTCTCCCTCCTGCAGGAGGCCATTGTTCCCTACATTCCCACTCTGATTGGGCAGCTCACTCATAAGCTCCTATTAGTCAGCAAG AATCCCAGCAAGCCTCACTTTAACCACTACCTGTTTGAGTCCCTGTGCCTGTCTGTCCGCATCACCTGCAAGGCCAACCCCACTACTGTCAGCAGCTTCGAGGAGGCTCTCTTCCCAGTCTTCACTGAAATCCTTCAGAATGATGTGCAGG AGTTTCTTCCATACGTGTTCCAGGTGATGTCTCTCCTCTTAGAGATCCACTCCAACTCTATTCCCGCTTCCTACATGGCTTTATTCCCTCACCTGCTGCAGCCTGTGCTTTGGGAGCGGACAGGAAACATTCCCCCTCTGGTGCGCCTGCTTCAGGCTTACCTGGAGAAGGGAGGTGCCACTATTGCCAGCTCTGCTGCAGATAAAATA CCTGGCTTGCTTGGAGTTTTCCAAAAGCTCATTGCCTCTAAGGCCAATGACCACCAAGGTTTTTACCTTCTCAACAGCATCATCGAGCACATGCCTCC AGAATCAATCACTCAGTACAGGAAACAGATCTTCATCTTGCTCTTCCAGAGGCTACAAAGCTCCAAAACCACCAAGTTCATCAAGA GTTTCTTGGTGTTTATCAACTTGTATTGTGTCAAATACGGAGCTATTGCACTTCAGGAGATTTTTGACAGCATCCAGCCGAA AATGTTTGGTATGGTGTTGGAGAAAATAGTTGTTCCAGAGGTTCAGAAGGTGTCTGGAGCAGTTGAGAAGAAGATCTGTGCTGTTGGCATTACAAAAGTCCTTACTGAGTGTCCTGCAATGATGGACACGGAGTACACTAAAATCTG GACCCCACTGCTCCAGGCCCTCATTGGTCTTTTTGAGTTACCAGAAGATGACAGCATCCCAGATGATGAGCACTTCATCGACATTGAGGACACACCAGGCTACCAGACAGCATTCTCACAGCTGGCCTTTGCTGGGAAGAAGGAGCATGACCCGATCGGAGACGCCGTCGGCAACCCCAAGATTCTGCTGGCACAATCACTCCACAAGCTTTCTACTGCCTTTCCAGGAAGG GTTCCTTCGATGCTGAGCACCAGTCTGAATGCAGAAGCCCTCCAGTTCTTGCAGGGTTACTTACAGGCAGCCAGTGTGCAGTTGGTTTGA